The genomic window CGCGGTGCGCTGATCGCGTTCCATCTGCGTAGCGATCAGGGCGAAATGGATATCGGTCGCTTCGTTTTCGGTGCAGGGCATGCCCGCGAGCATCTGCTGAAGGCGATCCGGCGCGGTGTCTATTCCGACACGGGCAAACCGCCGGCTCATCCGCCGTGCCCGCCGCTTTCCCAGAATCTGATATCGCATGTGAACTTGGTGCGAGAGTCGTCCTCGTTCTTCGTCAAGGGGATTCGAAGCGGCTGTCACAAGCGGGAGTCTAGACCCGTTCGGGCGCTTTCGGGTGTGCAGCGCGTGATTACTTTGGCCGAATCCGATGCGCGATTTCGGGTGCTGCTCATGGGGCGTCGGCACCCCCGCTCATCCGCTCCGATTCGGGTAGGTCGAGGTAGCGCTCGAGGTTGCGATGCAAGTTGATCACCCGGCGTTCCTCACCCGAAAGGGCGAGGTGCGTGAAGCCCGGCTGGTGCATGCCCCGCTGTAAGCCGGCGAGCACGCGAATGTCTTGGCTCAGCACCACGCCCGGCTCGGCCGCCTCGGCGGACAACCGAACGTCGGCCGGATTGGTGCGGGGCGCGCCCGGCGCCATCCGCGTCATCAGGAACATCACCAGCTCACCGTGATCGGGGTCCATGCCCGGGCGCGAGCACATGATCGTCAGGTGGTCGGCATTGGCCAGCAGCGTCATGTTGGGGAACACGTTGTACTGGTGCAGCCGCGTGATCCGATCGGTGTCGGCCCATTCGAGATTCACGCCCCGCGAAGCCGCGAATTCCCGGGTGCGCGCCGCGATCAGTTCCTGGACGGTCAGCCCGGCCCGGCATTCGTCGGCCGGGAAGGCCGTGCCCTGGGCCGCGCCCATTAGCGCGCCCTGGGTGTATACGTAAGCGTCCCAGACCTCTTCGTCGCTCAGCGCGCCCTCAAAGCGCGGGCTTGGCACGCCGTAGGGCTGGTCGGATTTGCCGGTATGACCCCAAATCTGTTGCGGCGCATGTATATCGTCGACGCAGCGCAGCAGCTCCGGATGCAGGGTCTGGATGTGGTAGGTCTCGCTGTAGCCGTCGGCGATCGTCTTCCAGTTTGCCTCGACGTCGACCGTGAGGCTGGCATAGCACCGGAAATCTTCCAGCTGACACCAGGCGATGTCATCGGGTATCTCCTCGAGATAGTCGAGCAATGGCATCGCGTCCGGGTCGAGATTGACGAAGACGAGCCCCGCCCAGCTGTCGACCCTAGCTGGCAGCAAGGGGAACTCGGCCAGGCGCAGCGCGCCGAAGGCCTTGCGATTGGGCACCCGCTTGAGCTTGCCGGCCAGATCCCAGGTCCATCCGTGATATCCGCACTTGAGCTCGCGCAGACCCGAACCCGAGCCGGTGCACAGCGAATTGCCGCGATGGCGGCAGGCGTTCTGAAAAGCGCGCAGCACACCGTCCTCGCCGCGGACGATCAGCACCCCGTACGGGCCGCAGCGGTATTCGAAA from Mycobacterium shigaense includes these protein-coding regions:
- a CDS encoding aromatic ring-hydroxylating oxygenase subunit alpha, translated to MTAAAGNRTRSRDEDAIGIPPPSPTLVPAQRYYSPAFAALETERMWPKVWQVACMVDHVAEPGDYFEYRCGPYGVLIVRGEDGVLRAFQNACRHRGNSLCTGSGSGLRELKCGYHGWTWDLAGKLKRVPNRKAFGALRLAEFPLLPARVDSWAGLVFVNLDPDAMPLLDYLEEIPDDIAWCQLEDFRCYASLTVDVEANWKTIADGYSETYHIQTLHPELLRCVDDIHAPQQIWGHTGKSDQPYGVPSPRFEGALSDEEVWDAYVYTQGALMGAAQGTAFPADECRAGLTVQELIAARTREFAASRGVNLEWADTDRITRLHQYNVFPNMTLLANADHLTIMCSRPGMDPDHGELVMFLMTRMAPGAPRTNPADVRLSAEAAEPGVVLSQDIRVLAGLQRGMHQPGFTHLALSGEERRVINLHRNLERYLDLPESERMSGGADAP